Genomic DNA from Vagococcus luciliae:
TATAGCGTGTGATGCAATGGCTCGTTATAAACGAATGAAAGGGTTTGATGTCTTTTATTTAACAGGGCTTGATGAGCATGGTCAAAAAATTGAACAAAAAGCAGAAGAATTAGGAATTGAACCACAAGAATACGTAGATAATATGGCAATGGACGTTAAGAAATTATGGAAATTATTAGACATTGACTACACAAAATTTATCCGTACAACTGATCCTTCTCATAAACAATCTGTTCAAAAGATTTTTCAACGTTTAGTTGACCAAGGAGATATTTACTTAGGTGAATATGAGGGATGGTATTCAGTATCTGATGAGGAATATTTCACTGAAAATCAATTAGCAGAAGTATTTAAAGATGAAAATGGCAAAGTCATTGGTGGCCTTGCACCAAGTGGTCATGAAGTAGAGCTTGTTAAAGAGCAAAGTTATTTCTTTAAAATGAGCAAATATGCAGACCGTTTATTAGAATATTATGAAGAACACCCAGATTTTATTGAGCCAGTTTCTCGTAAAAACGAAATGATTAATAATTTTATTAAACCAGGTTTAGAAGATTTAGCTGTGAGTCGTACATCTTTCAAATGGGGAATTCCTGTTGAAAGTGATCCAAAGCATGTAGTTTATGTGTGGATTGATGCGCTATCAAATTATATTACAGCTTTAGGTTATGGAACAGATGATGATAGTAACTTTAAAAAATATTGGCCAGCTGATGTTCATATGGTTGGTAAAGAAATCGTGCGTTTCCATACCATTTATTGGCCAATTATGTTAATGGCGCTTGATTTACCATTACCAAAACAAATTTTTGCTCATGGTTGGTTAGTGATGCAAGATGGCAAAATGTCTAAATCAAAAGGAAATGTCGTTTACCCTGAGATGTTAGTAAGACGATACGGATTAGACGCATTACGTTATTATTTAATGCGTGCGATTCCGTTTGGTTCAGATGGCGTGTTTACACCAGAAGATTTTGTTGCGCGTGTAAATTATGATTTAGCAAATGATTTAGGCAATTTACTAAATCGTACGATTGCGATGATTAATAAATATTGCGATGGTATAGTACCAAACTATGCCTCTCAAGTAACAGATTTTGATAGTGAATTGTCAACAACAGCCGCAGATGTTATTGGTAAATACAATAAAGCAATGGAAAAATTAGAATTTAACATTGCGTTGAGTGAAGTATGGCGTCTGATTTCTCGTGCAAATAAATACATTGATGAGACAGAACCATGGAACTTAGCAAAAGATGAAGAAAAGCAAACAGAATTAAACAGTGTGATGGTTCATTTGGCTGAAAGTTTACGTATTTCTGCTATTTTGCTACAACCAATTATGACACAAGCACCAAAAGAAATCTTTAGCCAATTAGGCTTAGATGCTGAAACAGTTTCTATGATTGATATTCGTTTCGGAGAGTTTCCTTCAGGGACAAAAGTTGTCAGCAAAGGAACTCCTATTTTCCCACGTCTAGATGTTGAAGAAGAAGTAGCTTACATCAAAGAACAAATGGCTCAAAGTATGAATCAACAGACAGAAGAAGAAGAATGGAAACCAGAAGACGTTGAGTTAGTATCTGTGAAAGATAAAGAAGTAAAATTTGAAACATTTGATGAAGTAGAACTTAAAGTAGCTGAAATTTTAGACTGTCAGAAAGTTAAAGGGGCAGATAAATTATTGCAATTTAGATTAGATGCGGGAGATAAAGGTCATCGTCAAATTTTATCAGGAATTGCAGAATTTTATCCAGAACCGATGGATTTAATTGGTAAAAAAGTGGTGATAGTAGCCAACTTAAAACCTCGTAAAATTCGCGGACATATCAGTCAGGGAATGATTTTATCGGCTGAAAATTCAGATGGAAAATTATATGTTGTTGAAGCACCTAAAGGAGCAGAAAACGGCAGTATCGTTGGATAGAAATTTTTAAAGAGATTGGAAAAGAGGTCTTTTTCAATCTCTTTTTATGTTAAAATCATCGTGATAGGAGTGAAGACTATGATTTTTGATACGCATACACATCTAAATGCAGAACAATTTAATGATGATTATAAAGAAGTGATTGAACGAGCAGAACAACTAGGTGTAACTGAAATGGCAGTAGTAGGATTCGATACACCAACGATTGAACGCTCATTGGAATTAAGTGAACAGTATCCATTTATCCATAGTATTATTGGGTGGCACCCAACTGAAGCTGGAAGTTATACAAAAGACATTGAAAAAGGGTTGCAAGAAAAATTAACGAATTCACGTGTTGTCGCACTGGGTGAAATTGGCCTTGACTATTATTGGATGAATGACGATCCCGACGTGCAAGAAAGAGTTTTTCGCCGTCAAATTGCGATTGCTAAAGAGATGAACTTGCCGATTAGTATTCATACAAGAGATGCGATGGAAGATACGTATAAGATTTTAAAATCAGAAGGCATTCAAGATATTGGAGGCATTATGCATAGTTTTGGTGGTGATAGCGAGTGGGCGAAACGTTTTTTAGATTTAGGGATGCATATTTCGTTTAGTGGTGTTGTCACATTTAAGAAAACATTAGAAGTTCAAGAAGCAGCAAAAATTGTCCCAATGGATAAATTATTAGTGGAAACTGATGCACCGTATTTAGCGCCTGTCCCATATCGTGGAAAACGTAATGAACCTGGGTATACACACTATGTGGTTGATAAAATTTCCGAATTAAGAAATTTACCTTATCAAACAGTGGCAAAAAAAACCACAAAAAATGCGCATAGATTGTTTAGGTTAGAAGAAAATGACTAAAGAAAAAATATCAGAAATCGTGGTTGTAGAAGGAAAAGATGATACAAAACGATTGCAGCAAGTGTTGGACGTTGACACGATAGAAACGAATGGTTCGGCGTTAAATAACGAAACGTTGGATAAAATTAAACACGCTCAACGTGTGCGTGGTGTGATTGTGTTTACTGATCCAGATTTTCCTGGTGAAAAAATTCGTAAGCAGATTATGGCTGTCGTCCCTGAGGCCAAACATGCTTTTATTACTAGAGAAAAAGGAGCACCAAAAAAGAAATATGGTAGTTTAGGTGTAGAACATGCCAGTAATGAAGCCATCATACAAGCATTAAAATCTGTTTCTACACCAACGACAGACATATTTGATTCTGAGATAACGATTGAAGATTTAATTCAATTTGGGTTAATAGCCGGAAATGGCTCTAGAGTTAGACGAGAAAAACTTGGTGAGTTACTTAATATCGGCTATACAAATGGAAAACAATTAAAAAAACGATTAAGTATGTTTCAAATAACAAAAGAAAAATTCTTAGAGGCAATGAAAGAGATAATAGAAGGTGAAACGAATGAATGAATACAAAGACATAGCAACACCTAGTCGAACGAAAGAAATACTAAAAAAACATGGGTTCTCATTTAAAAAGAGTTTAGGACAAAATTTTTTAACAGAACCTAATATCTTAAGAAAAATTGCCGAAGCAGGAGACTTGTCAAAAGAAGATGGTGTGATTGAAATTGGTCCAGGTATTGGTGCTTTAACAGAACATTTGGCAAGAAATGCCGGAAAAGTTCTCGCTTTTGAAATTGACCAACGTTTAATCCCAGTTTTAGAAGATACGCTGTCACCTTATGATAATATTACGGTCGTAAATGAAGACATTTTAAAAGCTGATGTTGTGGCAGAAGCCAAAAAAGTATTTGATAAAGAGCAACCCATCAAAGTCGTTGCTAATTTGCCTTACTATATCACCACGCCAATCATGATGCATCTATTAATGTCACCATTAGATATTACCACGATGGTTGTGATGATGCAAAAAGAAGTAGCAGATAGAATGACGGCAAAACCTTCAACGAAGGCTTATGGTTCGTTATCAATTGCTGTCCAATTTTATATGGAAGCAAAACTCGCATTTATTGTGCCAAAAACAGCTTTTGTGCCACAACCCAATGTGGATTCAGCGATTATTAAGTTAGAAAAAAGAGAAACGCCGATTGTTGAGGTTATAGATGAAACATTTTTCTTTGAACTAACTCGTGCATCTTTTACGCAACGGCGTAAAACCTTATGGAATAACTTAACTAGCCATTTTGGAAAAGATGATGTTACGAAACAGTGGTTGGAAAAATCACTAGAAGAAAGTGATATTGATCCTAAACGCCGTGGTGAAACATTAAGTATTTCAGAATTTGGAAAATTATCAAACATGTTAATTACGAATAAAAAATAAAACAATGTTATCTATTGTTCATTGACAAAAGTTTGTGCATTGTTTATCATATAAGTAAATGATAAACGGAGTGAAAATGAAAATGAAAAAAAATTCGGTATTAAATATGACTTATGCTGCCTTTTTGATTGCGCTAGGGATTGTTATTCCTATGGTTATGCCAGTTAGAATCGTGATAGGACCGGCATCTTATACGTTAGCTAGTCACGTGCCTGTGATGTTGGCAATGTTCGTTTCTCCATTAGTTGCTGTACTTGTTGCATTAGGAACAGCATTTGGATTCTTTATGACAGCGCCATTTATTATTGGGATGAGGGCATTATCTCATGTGATTTTTGCTTTCTTTGGTGCATTATATTTACAAAAAAGACCAAGTATTGTTTATTCACCTAAAAAGATGATTATGTTTAATATTGTATTAGGATTAGTCCATGCATTATTTGAAACGTTAATCGTGACATTCTTTTTTATGACAGATGGATTAGGTGAGGCAAGTTATACAATGGGATTTTTCCAATCAGTCATTGTGTTAGTTGGTGTTGGTGGGTTTGTTCATAGTTTAATAGATTTTTCGATTGCTTATATGATTGCTCAAAAAATAGGAACACGTTTTTCTTTTCCAGTTTATCTAGCAGCTAAAAAATAATAGAAGACCAAATTTTCGTTTAACAGAAAATTTGGTCTTTGTTATTATCTAATCACTTGTTCAGTTTGTGTATCAAAAAAGTGAGCTTTGTTTAAATTGAACGCTAGTTCGATAACTTCACCAGGTCGATAAGTTGATCTGGCATCAACTTTTGAGATGAACTCTGTTTCGCCAGTTTTAGTGTAGAGCATCGTTTCAGCACCAAGTAACTCTGATACAACAACTTCAGATTTTACAATACTATTAGGTGATGCTTCTTTTGCTAAAATTTCACTATGAATATCTTCTGGGCGAATACCAAAAATTAATGGTTTGTTAACGTATCCTTGTTCACGTAAAATTTTGAATTTTCCTTCAGGCAACTGAACGTTTAAATCATGACCATCAGTGATATGACCATCTTCTGTTAATTCAACGTTAAATAAGTTCATAGCAGGAGAGCCGATGAATCCAGCGACAAACACATTGTTTGGTGTGTCATATACTTCTTTTGGTGTCCCAATTTGTTGGATAAAACCATCTTTCATAATAACAATGCGATCAGCCATAGTCATCGCTTCAGTTTGGTCATGGGTAACGTAAATAGTGGTTGTTTCCAAACGACGATGAAGTTTCGCGATTTCTGCACGCATTGCCACACGAAGTTTTGCATCTAAGTTTGATAATGGCTCATCCATCAAGAATACTTTCGCATCACGCACAATCGCACGACCTAATGCCACACGTTGTCGTTGTCCGCCTGATAAAGCAGCGGGTTTTCGTTGTAAGTAATCTGTTAAACCAAGAATTTCACCAGCGTTTTCTACACGTTTTCTGATTTCTTCTTTGTCATATTTACGAAGTTTTAAACCAAATGCCATATTATCGTAGACAGTCATATGAGGGTATAACGCATAGTTTTGGAAAACCATTGCGATATCACGGTCTTTTGGTGCAACGTCATTGACTAATTTGTCACCAATCCAAAGTTCACCTTCTGAAATATCTTCAAGACCAGCTACCATACGTAAAGTAGTTGATTTACCACAACCAGAAGGACCAACAAACACGATAAATTCACGGTCTTCAATATGTAAATTAAAATCTGTAACAGAATAATTAGGATTGCCATCATATTTTTTATAAATGTGTTTTAAAGCAATTTCTACCATCGTGTATTTCCTTCTTTCATTTGTTTTATTAAATACAGTATAATGAATTTAGTGATACGCTTACAATGTAAACATGCCTATATTTTTGGGCAATATGACGAAAGGGAGAAAAAAGATGAAAATAGCACTGATAGCACACGATAAAAAGAAAAAAGAAATGGTTGAACTAACCAAAAAATTTGAGCAAGTATTAAGTAGACATGAATTATTTGCCACAGGAACTACAGGACTTAGAATTCAAGAAGCAACGAATTTAAATATTCACCGATTTAAATCAGGGCCTTTAGGAGGAGACCAACAGATAGGAGCACGTGTTTCAGAAGGCGAGATGGATATGATTATTTTTCTAAGAGATCCATTAACAGCCCAACCACATGAACCAGATGTCACAGCGCTGATTCGTCTAAGTGATGTCTATGAAATCCCTCTAGCAACAAATAAAAGTACAGCGATGTTACTTTTCAAAGAATTAGAGAATTTGGCGAAAATTTGACCACAATAGTCTTTATTGTAATTTTTTTCCATTATGATATTATACGATTGTAAAACAAATAACAGAGTAGGAAATATAGCGTCAAGTGCCACTAGGATGGGATGTTGCTTAGTGGACGAAAAGCACAAGTGGAGTGCTTGCGGCCTTATTTCTGCATTCGCTGCATAATGGATGTAGCAACTCTAAATAAAAGGAGATGCTAGGATGAGCAAAAATGATTTTACACCAAAATCAATTGCATTGATGGGAGTATTAATGGGGTTGCAAATCGTGTTAACACGATTTGTTTCAATTCAAACACCGTTTGTTCGTATTAGTTTTACGTTTATTGCGGTTGTGTTGATGTGTATGATGTTCTCGCCACTTGTGGCAGGAATAGGAAATGCCTTAGCTGATTTTATCGGAATTACATTATTTCCAGTAACAGCAGGATTTTTCCCAGGATTTACATTGTCAGCTTTTTTATCAGCCTTTTTATATGGATTATTCTATTATAAAAAAGAAATGACACTAAAACGAATTATTACAGTCAACGTGATTGTGACGGTTGTGGTGAATTTAGGATTGAATACATTTTGGTTGTACTTAATGTATGGACCAGGGATTGTTGCCAATATTCCAAGTCGTATTGTGAGTTCACTTATTTTATTAGTGATTCATGTTGTAGGGACTTATTGGTTAGCAAATGTAAAAGTCATACAAAAGCAATTGGTTAAATTTGCTTCATAAAAAAATCATACAAAAAGCAGAGTGTATATGGACACACTGCTTTTTTTTATGTTATAAAGTATCATAGATAGAAAAAAGGAGGGTATACATGAAAAAATACCAATATATTATATTTGATATAGATAATACGTTGCTCGATTTTAGTCGCTCTGAATACTACGCACTACAAAAAGTATTTGCTACTTATGGTGTTGTTTTTAATGAAAACACATTTAATCAATATAAAGAAATCAATCATGACTTGTGGGAGCAGTTAGAAGATGGTAAAATCAGTAAAGAAGTTGTTTTAAAGGAGCGTTTTAAACGATTCTTTTTAGCAAATAATATTGTTGTTGATGGTGTATTAGTTGATAAACAGTATCGAGGTTTTCTTGAAGAGAGAAATGATGTCATGAATGAGGCCATGAGTTTATTAACTCAACTAAAATCGCAAGGTTATACCATTTTTGCTGGAACAAATGGTGTTGGTCAGACACAACGTAAACGTCTAGCTAGTGCAAATATGACAGATTTATTTGATGGATTATATATTTCCGAGGAAGTTGGATTTGAAAAACCTGATGTTCGTTTTTTTGATTATATTTTTAATGATGCTAGAATAACAGATTTATCAAAAGCTGTGATGATTGGTGATAGTTTATCATCAGATATTGAAGGGGCAAATCGTGTCGGAATTGATTCTATATGGTTTAGTAATGGAGCTGAGACGTCGGATAAAACCTACACAAAAAAAGTAGATAACTTATCAGAAATTTTGGAACTTGTTTGATTCAAAAAAGGGTAACAGTTAGGTATGGGGAATCGTTTGATTGGTATAATAAAAGATTAAAGAGGTGTGCGTTTATGCGTCAACTATTTATGTTAAAAGAAGATTATACTAATGAAAACAAAAGAGAAATCATCACAAGAGATGGGGATAAAATTTATACAATCGAGTGTTTTGATGATAATGGATTAGCTTGTTATAGTGTATATAATAACAAACAAGAAGAAATTGTTCGTGTTGAAAAACATATTGGATCAACTATTCCATGTTTAGATGTTGTAGTTGATGAGCGTATTGTATTTACTGTAGAACAATCCGAGTCAATCTCAAAAATGTCATTTCAAATAACAAGTGATGATTTAGAAGTATACGATGATTGGTGGTCAATGGACTTTGACATCATGTCAGGTTATCGTAAAGTATCAAAAGTTCGTAATCGTTGGACAGGATTAGGCGATGCTTATGAAATCACCGTTTTTGAAAAATCAAGCGAACCAGAAACAATAGGCTTAATGTTGGCACTTGATTCAGTAAAAAAAATTGAAGCAAACATGAAATCTGTGAAATAAATACACATACTCTAGTTTAAGCTCAGAAAGTAGCTAATATCTAGAGTATGTGTTTTTTTTAATGATTAAATTGAGAATGGTACAAACTAGAATAGGCACCATCTTTTTTATTTAATAGCTCATTGTGTGTTCCTGTTTCAATGATTTTTCCTTTATCCATGACAAGGATGATATCTGCTTTTTTTATCGTTGATAATCTATGAGCAATGATAAAACTTGTTTTACCTTGCATCATTTTGTTGAAGGCTGTTTGGATATGTTGTTCAGTCAGTGTATCAATTGAGCTTGTTGCTTCATCTAAGATAAGCATAGGAGGCTGACTAATCATGGTTCTGGCAATAGTAAATAGTTGTTTTTGTCCTTCAGATAGTAAGACGCCAGACTGACCTAGAAGTGTTTGAAATCCATTTGGTAATTGTTCGATAAAGTAATAGATATTTGCTTCTTTACAAGCATGGATGACCTGTTCTTTCGTTGCATTAGGATTACCAAAAATAAGATTCTCCCAAATTGTTCCTTGGAAAAGCCACGTTTCCTGAAGAACCATTCCAAAAGATTGTCGTAATTCATGATTAGACAGACTAGTAATGGGAATGGAATCTATTGTGATTTCCCCTTTATCAAGTGGATAGAAGTTCATTAAGAGATTAACTAATGTGGATTTTCCAGCACCGGTTTTTCCTACAA
This window encodes:
- the metG gene encoding methionine--tRNA ligase, whose translation is MEDKKTFYITTPIYYPSGKLHIGSSYTTIACDAMARYKRMKGFDVFYLTGLDEHGQKIEQKAEELGIEPQEYVDNMAMDVKKLWKLLDIDYTKFIRTTDPSHKQSVQKIFQRLVDQGDIYLGEYEGWYSVSDEEYFTENQLAEVFKDENGKVIGGLAPSGHEVELVKEQSYFFKMSKYADRLLEYYEEHPDFIEPVSRKNEMINNFIKPGLEDLAVSRTSFKWGIPVESDPKHVVYVWIDALSNYITALGYGTDDDSNFKKYWPADVHMVGKEIVRFHTIYWPIMLMALDLPLPKQIFAHGWLVMQDGKMSKSKGNVVYPEMLVRRYGLDALRYYLMRAIPFGSDGVFTPEDFVARVNYDLANDLGNLLNRTIAMINKYCDGIVPNYASQVTDFDSELSTTAADVIGKYNKAMEKLEFNIALSEVWRLISRANKYIDETEPWNLAKDEEKQTELNSVMVHLAESLRISAILLQPIMTQAPKEIFSQLGLDAETVSMIDIRFGEFPSGTKVVSKGTPIFPRLDVEEEVAYIKEQMAQSMNQQTEEEEWKPEDVELVSVKDKEVKFETFDEVELKVAEILDCQKVKGADKLLQFRLDAGDKGHRQILSGIAEFYPEPMDLIGKKVVIVANLKPRKIRGHISQGMILSAENSDGKLYVVEAPKGAENGSIVG
- a CDS encoding TatD family hydrolase, producing MIFDTHTHLNAEQFNDDYKEVIERAEQLGVTEMAVVGFDTPTIERSLELSEQYPFIHSIIGWHPTEAGSYTKDIEKGLQEKLTNSRVVALGEIGLDYYWMNDDPDVQERVFRRQIAIAKEMNLPISIHTRDAMEDTYKILKSEGIQDIGGIMHSFGGDSEWAKRFLDLGMHISFSGVVTFKKTLEVQEAAKIVPMDKLLVETDAPYLAPVPYRGKRNEPGYTHYVVDKISELRNLPYQTVAKKTTKNAHRLFRLEEND
- the rnmV gene encoding ribonuclease M5; this encodes MTKEKISEIVVVEGKDDTKRLQQVLDVDTIETNGSALNNETLDKIKHAQRVRGVIVFTDPDFPGEKIRKQIMAVVPEAKHAFITREKGAPKKKYGSLGVEHASNEAIIQALKSVSTPTTDIFDSEITIEDLIQFGLIAGNGSRVRREKLGELLNIGYTNGKQLKKRLSMFQITKEKFLEAMKEIIEGETNE
- the rsmA gene encoding 16S rRNA (adenine(1518)-N(6)/adenine(1519)-N(6))-dimethyltransferase RsmA; its protein translation is MNEYKDIATPSRTKEILKKHGFSFKKSLGQNFLTEPNILRKIAEAGDLSKEDGVIEIGPGIGALTEHLARNAGKVLAFEIDQRLIPVLEDTLSPYDNITVVNEDILKADVVAEAKKVFDKEQPIKVVANLPYYITTPIMMHLLMSPLDITTMVVMMQKEVADRMTAKPSTKAYGSLSIAVQFYMEAKLAFIVPKTAFVPQPNVDSAIIKLEKRETPIVEVIDETFFFELTRASFTQRRKTLWNNLTSHFGKDDVTKQWLEKSLEESDIDPKRRGETLSISEFGKLSNMLITNKK
- a CDS encoding ABC transporter ATP-binding protein, with translation MVEIALKHIYKKYDGNPNYSVTDFNLHIEDREFIVFVGPSGCGKSTTLRMVAGLEDISEGELWIGDKLVNDVAPKDRDIAMVFQNYALYPHMTVYDNMAFGLKLRKYDKEEIRKRVENAGEILGLTDYLQRKPAALSGGQRQRVALGRAIVRDAKVFLMDEPLSNLDAKLRVAMRAEIAKLHRRLETTTIYVTHDQTEAMTMADRIVIMKDGFIQQIGTPKEVYDTPNNVFVAGFIGSPAMNLFNVELTEDGHITDGHDLNVQLPEGKFKILREQGYVNKPLIFGIRPEDIHSEILAKEASPNSIVKSEVVVSELLGAETMLYTKTGETEFISKVDARSTYRPGEVIELAFNLNKAHFFDTQTEQVIR
- a CDS encoding methylglyoxal synthase, with product MKIALIAHDKKKKEMVELTKKFEQVLSRHELFATGTTGLRIQEATNLNIHRFKSGPLGGDQQIGARVSEGEMDMIIFLRDPLTAQPHEPDVTALIRLSDVYEIPLATNKSTAMLLFKELENLAKI
- a CDS encoding folate family ECF transporter S component, translated to MSKNDFTPKSIALMGVLMGLQIVLTRFVSIQTPFVRISFTFIAVVLMCMMFSPLVAGIGNALADFIGITLFPVTAGFFPGFTLSAFLSAFLYGLFYYKKEMTLKRIITVNVIVTVVVNLGLNTFWLYLMYGPGIVANIPSRIVSSLILLVIHVVGTYWLANVKVIQKQLVKFAS
- a CDS encoding YjjG family noncanonical pyrimidine nucleotidase; amino-acid sequence: MKKYQYIIFDIDNTLLDFSRSEYYALQKVFATYGVVFNENTFNQYKEINHDLWEQLEDGKISKEVVLKERFKRFFLANNIVVDGVLVDKQYRGFLEERNDVMNEAMSLLTQLKSQGYTIFAGTNGVGQTQRKRLASANMTDLFDGLYISEEVGFEKPDVRFFDYIFNDARITDLSKAVMIGDSLSSDIEGANRVGIDSIWFSNGAETSDKTYTKKVDNLSEILELV